The genomic window gagagggttcactgctggaggcaccaccgAGTACAGCACTGCCACCACcagatccagggatggggaggagatggaggggggCTTCAGGTAGACAAAGATGCCAGTGCTGAGAAACacggagaccacagccaggtgagggaggcaggtggcaaaggctttgtggcgtccctgctgagaggggatcctcagcactgccctgaagatctgcacataggacaccacaatgaaCACAAAACATCCCACAAATGGAAAAGCACTGAAAGCAAGAAGCCAAACTTCCCTGAGGTAGGaggtggagcagcagagcttgagGATTGGGggaatttcacagaagaactgctccacagagttgccctggcagaggggcagggaaaatgtattggctgtgtgcagcagagcagtgagaaagccacaagcccaggcagctgctgccaggaggacacaaactctgctgcccaggagggtctcatagtgcaggggtctgcagatggcagcgtaccgatcgtaggacatgacggtgaggagaaaatactctgctgaaaggaacaaggaaaagaaaaagagttgagaagcacatcctgcataggagatggcCCTGGTGTCCCAGAGGAAATTGGCCATGGATTTGGGAAGAGTTGTGGTGATGGAACCGAGATCTAGGAAggcaaggttgaggaggaagaagtacatgggggagtggaggtggtggtcccaggctatggtggtgatgatgagactgttacccagcagggctgccaggtaggtggccaggaagagccagaagtgcaggagctgcagctgcctcgtGCCTGTGAATGCCagcaggaggaagtgggtgatggagctgctgttggacatGGTCTGTCTCTGGGCATGGAGGACTGTTGGAAGAGGAGAAGACATCACAGAGGTTAGGACAGAATTCCTTCAGACAATTCCTTGGCTATTTCCCAGACAATCCTCTCACATTTACTTCTCCTTCTTTGCAGGAACTTTGTGCACTCCAAGCTTCACAGCCTTGCAGGCAccccagcaggaggcagctgtcaTGTCCTGTGTCTCTGATGGTGCAGATGggaagctctgctctggagcatctcctgcccctctctagaaaagagagatcccagaggCTGTGGGATGTGGCAGCTTTACAAGCTCCACAAACTGCAAATCCATCCTCCTGCACC from Dryobates pubescens isolate bDryPub1 unplaced genomic scaffold, bDryPub1.pri scaffold_54_arrow_ctg1, whole genome shotgun sequence includes these protein-coding regions:
- the LOC128899746 gene encoding olfactory receptor 14A16-like, translating into MSNSSSITHFLLLAFTGTRQLQLLHFWLFLATYLAALLGNSLIITTIAWDHHLHSPMYFFLLNLAFLDLGSITTTLPKSMANFLWDTRAISYAGCASQLFFFSLFLSAEYFLLTVMSYDRYAAICRPLHYETLLGSRVCVLLAAAAWACGFLTALLHTANTFSLPLCQGNSVEQFFCEIPPILKLCCSTSYLREVWLLAFSAFPFVGCFVFIVVSYVQIFRAVLRIPSQQGRHKAFATCLPHLAVVSVFLSTGIFVYLKPPSISSPSLDLVVAVLYSVVPPAVNPLIYSLRNQELKDALSKLIPGCFEKQ